The sequence GGGACCGCCGCCCTCAGGAAAAGTAGCGCCCGGCCTCGAGGTAGCCCGCCGCCCGTGCCGCCGCGGTCCATTCGCGTTCCATCCCGGTATCGCCGATGATCAGCACCTGGTCGCGCAGCAGCCCCTGCGCGGTGATCACCGCGCCGAGATGGCCGCGCATGTCGGCCCAGCTGTCGGTGAATTTCGGCGCGGGCGACGCGGCGTCCAGCACCGGGTTGGCGGTGGCGACAAGGGAGGATTCCAGCGGAGCGTGAACCAGCGCCAGCTTGCGGGCACCCTCCAGCGCCGCGAGCTTGTCCTCGATCGCGACGGGCATGCGCGGCGCCGCGGCCCGGACGACCCTGAGCGCGTTGGACGAAAACAGCAGCCCCATGATGTCGCGCCCCGTCGCCTTTCGCACGGCGGCGTATGTCGGATAATCCAGCCCCAGCGCGCGGGCGCGGGCCACGTGCATCCGGACCACCATGAGCGGGATTGCCTTGGGCATGGCCGCATCGCGCGCCTTCTGCCACTGAAAAGTGCGCCATTTGTGCCCCCCCTCCAGCGTCGGCCCCTGGTTGTGACCGATCCCCGCCGTCATGACATTTCTCCAAGGCGCGCGACGTAGCGCGCCAGGGTGTCGATCTCGAGGTTCACGCGGTCGCCCACCGCCACGTCCCCCCATGTCGTCGCTTCCTTGGTATGGGGGATGAAGTTGATGCCGAAATCGCAGCCATCGACCGCGTTCACCGTCAGCGACGTCCCGTTCAGGGCGACCGACCCCTTGGGCGCGATGAAACGGGCCAGCGCTTCGGGCGCGCGCAGGGTCACCCGCGTGCTGTCTCCCTCGTCAGACAGGGCGATCACCTCGGCCACGCCATCGACATGGCCCGACACGATATGCCCGCCCAGCTCGTCGCCGACCTTGAGGGCCCGCTCGAGGTTCACGCGCTTGCCGATCTCCCAGGTGCCGAGGTTGGTCTTGTCCACGGTCTCGGCGCTGATCTGCACCTCGTACCAGTCCGGCCCCAAGGCCACGACCGTCAGGCACACCCCGTCACTGGCGATGGAGGCGCCCATGTCGATCCGATCCGTCGCATAGGCCGTCCGGATGCGCGCCCGCAGGTCGCCTTCCTGCTCCAGCGCGACGACGGTTCCGATATCGGTTATGATGCCTGTGAACATGGCCCGCTCCTTGACTGTTGCCGGAACCGGCGTAACGCCGCGCCGACCGGACAGCAAGTGGCGGCTGCGCCACATTTTCGCCCCCATTGCGTGCCATTACCGTTCCGATCTGATCTGCCAGAGGATTCATATGACACCCGCCGCCCCTGAAAAAAGGGTATTCCTGTTCCTGCAGGGGCCGCACGGCCCCTTTTTCAACCGCCTGGGCAAGATGCTGCGGCTGACGGGGGCGGAAGTCTGGCGCGTGGGGTTCAATGCGGGCGACAGGGCGTTCTGGTTTCATCCGCGCAGCTACATCCCCTTTCGCGGCACGGCCGATGACTGGCCCGAGACGTTCTGCGCGCTGGTGGCCGAAAAGCAGGTGACGGACATCGTGCTTTACGGCGACACCCGCCCGATCCACGCGCAGGCGGTGGCCGAGGCGCGCGCACGCGGGCTGACGATTCACGTGTTCGAGGAAGGCTACATGCGCCCCTACTGGGTCACCTACGAACGGGACGGTTCCAACGGAAATTCGCGTCTGATGGACATGAGCATCCCGCAGATGCAGGCGGCGCTGGCCAATTCCGACATGGAGGCGCCCCTGCCGCCGGGCCATTGGGGCGACATGCGGCAGCATATCTTCTACGGCGCCCTCTATCACTGGTTCGTGATGTTCCGAAACGGCGATTACCGGAATTTCCGCCCCCACCGGAGCCTGCCGGTCACCAAGGAGTTCCAGCTCTACCTCAAGCGGCTGGTGCTGATGCCGGCACTGTCGGCGGACCGCCTTGCGGCAACCCTGCGCATTCGGCTGGGCGGCTTTCCCTATCATCTGGCGCTGCTGCAGCTGGAACACGACAGTTCCTTCCAGATGCATTCGCCGTTCGACACCATGGGCGATTTCCTCGAACTGGTGATCGACGGGTTCGCCAAGGGCGCGCCGAAGCATCACCACCTGGTGGTCAAGGCGCATCCGCTGGAAGATGGCCGCGTGCCGGTGCGCCGCGACCTGAAGCGCCTCGCCCGCAAGCTGGGCGTCGCGGACCGTGTCCATTATGTCCGGGGCGGAAAGCTGGCCCAGCTTCTGAACGACGCCCGCAGTGCGGTCACGGTCAACTCCACCGCGGGACAGCAGGTGCTGTGGCGCGGAATTCCGCTCAAGGTCTTCGGGCGGGCCGTCTATGCCAAGCCGGAGTTCGTGTCGGACCAGCCCCTGCCCGAGTTCTTTGCCCGCGCCAGCCGGCCGGACAACAAGGCCTACAAGGATTTCCGGCGCTATCTTCTTGAAACTTCGCAAATTCCCGGCGGCTTCTACGCCGCCCGGGGGCGCCGGCAGCTGCTGCGGCAGGTCGTGGACATGATGCTCGCCGACGAAGACCCCTACCAAGCGCTCGAACTTGGAACCGCGGCCCCAAGGCAACAGTTGCGCGCCGTTACCTGACCTAACCTGCACGCCTGTCTGGATTTTCAAATACACCTGACGTAACCTCGGCCCAAATACGCCGAAAAAACCGGCGAAAATCGAGGCAGATAAAACAGGTCGAGGAGACCGGGCAGTGAAAACCAGAAAATTCCGGTGGGCGCGACCCATCGCGGTGCTTGCGGCGTTGGCCGTGATCTCATCCTGCGGCTTGCCACAGGCAGGTCCGAACAAGCGGCAGATCTTTTCGGGTTCTGTGCAGAAGGAAGGCGACGCCTTTGTCGTTTCCGTGAACGACAGGGTGACACGGGCCACCGGCGTCGTGCCGGCACTCGGGTTCTCCGAGGAATTCAAGAACGCGGCACAACTGGGATCCGACACGATCCGCCCCGGCGACGTGCTGGGCATCACCGTCTACGAGAACGTGGATGATCCGTTGCTGGGCGTCGAGGGCGCCCCCGCCACCCTGCTGGAAGAAGTGCAGGTTGATGGCGCCGGTTTCATCTTCATCCCCTACGCGGGCCGCATCAAGGCCGCGGGCAACACGCCCGACGCGATCCGCCGCATCATCACGAACCGGCTGGGCGAACAGACCCCGGACCCGCAGGTCGAAGTCCGCCGCGCCGCCGGCGACGGATCCACCGTGTCGCTGGTGGGCGGCATCGGGGCGCAGGGCGTCTACCCGATCGAGCGGCCCACGCGCACCCTGTCCACCATGCTGGCCCGCGCGGGCGGCGTGGCGATCGAGCCGGAGATCGCACAGATTACTGTGATACGCGGCGGCATGCGCGGCAAGATCTGGTTCCAGGACCTTTACGAGCATCCCGAACTCGACATCGCCCTGCGCGCGGGCGACCGCATCCTTGTCGAAGCCGACACCCGCGCCTTTACCGCGCTGGGGGCCACCGGCGGACAGGCGCGGGTGCCCTTCGAGACGCAGAACCTGTCGGCGCTGGAAGGCATCGCGCAGGTCGGCGGCCTGAATGCCGGCCTTGCCGACCCCACGGGCGTCTTCGTGTTCCGCAACGAACCCGAGGAAATCGCGGAACAGGTATTGGGCCGCACCGACCTGCAGGGCGTGCAGCGGATGGTCTACGTGCTGGACCTGACGCAGCCCAACGGCATGTTCATGGCCCGCGACTTCGTGATCCGCGACGGCGATACGATCTACGTGACCGAAGCGCCCTTCGCACAGTGGAGCAAGGTGATCTCTGCCATCACCGGTACCGCAGGATCGGTCAGCAGCCTCAGCACGCTGGCCTCAAGCGACTGATCCCGCGCCGTGGGCCTCGGGCCTGAGACATACGACACCCCCGCCGCCGGTCCTGGGAAGGTCCGGCGGCTTTTCGTCTACAACGGCGGTTTCCTGACCCAGCGCCGGGTGCGCCGCATCCTGCGGCTGTCGGGCTATTCGCTGCACCTCGGCCTGCCCCGCGCAGGCGACCACGTCGCGGTCTGGGGAAATTCCCCCACCGCGCACCGGGGCCTCGCCGTGGCGAACAAACATGGTGCGCCGGTCGTCCGGGTAGAAGATGCCCTGCTGCGATCCGTCCACCCGGGACGGACCGGGCAAGAGCCACCGCTGGGGCTGTTGATCGACCACCGGGGCATGCATTTCGACCCCGCCCAGCCCTCCGACCTCGAAGAGATCCTGAGCAGCCATCCACTGGACGACACCAACCTGCTGAACCGCGCGCGCGGCGCCATCGCACGTATGCAGGAGGCACATCTGACGAAATACACGGGCTTCGACCCGGAGGCGGAGGTGCCCGCACCGGGATACGTCTTGGTAATCGACCAGACACGCGGCGATGCCTCCGTCACGGCATCGGGCGCGGACAGGGCGCGCTTTCTCGAGATGCTCGTTTTCGCCCAGGAGGAACATCCCGGCTGCCCGGTCGTGATCAAGTGCCACCCGGAGACGGCGCAGGGGCACCGGGCGGGCCATTTCGGCCCCGAGGACACCAACGCCCGCGTCCGGCTGCTTGATGCGCCGGTAAGCCCGTGGAGGCTCTTCGAAGGGGCGGTCGGGGTCTATACCGTGTCGTCCCAGCTGGGGTTCGAGGCGATCTACGCGGGCCACAAACCGCGCGTCTTCGGCCAGCCCTTCTATGCCGGGTGGGGGCTGACCACCGACGAATTCCCGGTCGCCCGGCGGCAGCGCAGGCTGACACGCGCGCAGTTGTTCGCCGCAGCGATGATCCTCTACCCCAAGTGGTACGACCCCTACCGCGATCGGCTCGCGACCCTCGAAGAGGCGATGGAGACGCTGGCGGCACAGACCAGGGCCTGGCGCGAGGACCACCTCGGCTGGGTCGGATCGAAGATCAGCCTCTGGAAGCGCAAACCGTTGCAGCAATTCTTTGGAAGCACGCTGCCGATGCGGTTCGAGGACGACCCGGCCCGCGCCCGTGCCGCCGCGCCGCGCCGCTGGCTGGTCTGGGCGGGCAAGGCGGAGGTTGGCCACGGGGATGCCTGCCGCATCGAGGACGGTTTCCTGCGGTCGCGCGGGCTGGGCGCGGAACTGGTGCCGCCCCTGTCGCTCGTCTGCGACGATCTCGGCATCTATTATGACCCCGCGCGACCCAGCCGGTTGGAAAAATGGATCGAGAAACGGGCAGAGCTGCGCCCCGACCAGCAGCGCCGTGCCCGAGCCCTGATAGACACCATCCGGGCGGCGGGGTTGAGCAAGTACAACCTTCGAGGCGAAACGGACCTGTCCGACCTGCCGGCAGGGCGGCGTATCCTTGTGCCGGGGCAAGTGGAGGACGACGCGTCGATCCGCACCGGAACAGAGCACGTTCGCACCAACGCGGACCTCTTGCGCGCCGTAAGATCGGCCGAACCCGATGCACTGATCCTCTACAAGCCGCATCCGGACGTCGAGGCTGGTCTGCGCGCGGGCGGCGACGATGCGGCGGCGCTGGCGGATCGCGTGTTGCGGCATGCCGACCCGATCGCGCTGCTGGCGCAGGTTGATGCGGTCTGGACCATGACCTCTTTGCTGGGCTTCGAGGCCCTGTTGCGCGGCGTTTCCGTCACGACCCTCGGCGCGCCGTTCTACGCGGGATGGGGGCTGACACACGACTTGGGCGACATACCGCCCCGCAGGCGCGCGACCCCGACGCTGGAGGGGCTGGTTCACGCCACCCTTATCGACTACCCGCGCTACGTCGATCCCGTGACCCGCCTGCCCTGCCCGGTCGAGGTTGTGGCGGAACGGCTTGCCTCCGGCCGGCTGCCCCGTGCGGGGATCGGCAACCGCGCCTTATCCAAGTTGCAGGGGGTTTTCGCCAGCCAGAGCCATCTCTGGCGCCGGCGGTGAGCCGAAGCCTCAGGCGCGGTCCCAGATGTGCAGCGCGTCCGCGCCGACGCGGCGGGTCTCCACCAAGCTGAAACGCGGCGCCTCGGCCAGCCGCGACAGGCCCATCGCCCCGATACCGGGCAGCCCCTCGGCCCCGATGATGATACCGGCACTGAAGCCCACGAGGCGGTCCACCAGGTCCGCTTCGATCAGCGAGGCCGCCAGCGCGCTGCCGCCTTCGCAGAAGACACGGGTCAGCCCGTGGTCGCCCAGCCGCCGCAGCACATCGACAGGGTCCAGTTGCCCGCCCCGCGCCGCGCAGGGCAAGAGGGTGGCGCCCAGATCCCGCCAGGTCCGCTCGAGGGTCGGGTCGGCGTCATGCCCGTGGCAGAGGATCAGCGGCACCTCCGCCGCCGTTCGGGCGAGCCGGCTCATCAGCGGCAGGTCCAGCCGACGCGACACGACGACACGCGCCGGTTGCCAGCCGATGCCGAGGTCGCGCACCGTCAGGCTCGGATCGTCCTTGCGGGCCGTGCCGCCGCCCACCATCACCGCATCGTGACGCGCGCGCATGGCGTGGGTGGCGCGCCGCGCCTCGGGCCCGGTGATCCACCGGCTTTCGCCCGTGCCAGTCGCGATGCGCCCGTCAAAGGTCTGCGCCAGTTTCAGCGTCACCAGCGGACGGCCATGCTCCACCCGGCTGAAGAAGCCCGCATGGTCGCGACCGGCCTCATCGGCCAGAACGCCCTGAACGACCTCGATACCGGCGTCCCGCAGCATCGCCGCACCCCGGCCATCGACACGGTCGTCGCGATCCTGCGCCGCGATGACGACCCGCGCCACACCCGCATCGATCAGGGCCTGCGCGCAGGGCGGGGTCTGCCCGTGGTGGGCGCAGGGTTCGAGGGTGACATAGACATCCGCCCCCCGCGCCGCCGCCCCGGCCTGGCGCAGCGCCTCGGTCTCGGCATGGGGTCTGCCGCCGGGTTGGGTCCAGCCGCGCCCGACGATCCGGCCGGCCGCGACGATCACGCAGCCCACCGCGGGGTTGGGCCAGACACGACCCTGCCCGCGCCGCCCCAGCGACAGGGCTTGGGCCATGTAACGCGGATCGGTGTCAGCCGGGCGGGTCACTCTTCCTTGGGCAGATCGGGGCGCAGTTCCGCGACAAACTTGTCGAAATCGTCCGGCGCCTGGAAATTCTTGTAGACGCTCGCAAAGCGCACGTAGGCCACGGTGTCAATCCGGTTCAGCGCCTCCATCACGATCTCGCCGATCTGCTTGGACGGAATGTCGGTTTCACCCATGCTTTCCAGACGACGCACGATGCCGCTGATCATCTGGTCGATGCGTTCGGGCTCGATGGGACGTTTCTGCATGGAGATCCGGATCGACCGTTCGAGCTTGTCACGGTCGAAGTCCTCGCGCTTGCCGTTCGTCTTGATGACGACAAGGTCACGCAACTGCACGCGTTCGTAGGTCGTGAACCGCCCGCCGCAGGCCGGGCAGAAGCGCCTGCGCCGGATGGATACGTGATCCTCCGCCGGGCGGCTGTCCTTGACCTGGGTATCTATATTTCCGCAAAACGGGCAGCGCATCGGCCATCCCCCTTTTCTACCTGCCTCACTGGTGGGGCTATCCGCCCTCTTGGCGAAACTTATAGGGGCAACGCGAGGTCTTGGGTAGAGGCGAATTGCCTCGCAAGATGTTGTGTCCAAAGCTGTGACCTGAACCCAACGCTTCACCCGTGCGTTGGCCCCCTTTCAGACAGAAAGGACAATCGGATGACACAAACCCTTTTCATCACCGGCGCCTCCAGCGGGATCGGGGCAGCCACCGCCAAGGCAGCCGCGAAGGCGGGCTGGAACGTGGCCCTTTTCGCGCGCAGCGAGGACAAGCTGCAGACGCTGGCGGACGAGATCGGCGACGCCGCGCTGGCCCTGCCCGGGGATGCCACCGACTACGACGCCCAGAAGGAAGCGATGGACAAGGCGGCCAACAAGTTCGGCCAGATCGACGCTGTCTTTGCCAATGCCGGGCGCGGAACATCGCAGGCCGGCACCGAGAACGGGAACCCGGAGGACTGGAAGGGCATGGTGGACCTGAACGTCATGGGTGCACTTTACACCGCGCACGCGGCGATGCCGCACCTGCGCAAGACGACCGGCCAATACGTGGTGACCGGATCGGCAGCGGGGCGCAAGCACATCCAAGGGTCCATCTACGGCGCGACCAAGTGGTTCATTCACGGTTTCGCCGGAAACCTGGCTGAGGAAATGGCCGAGTGGGGCGGACGGTGCATGGTGGTCTCTCCCGGCATGGTGAACACCGCGTTCTTCGACGAGGCCAAGCCGGACAAACTGGCCCCCGAGGACGTGGCGGACGCCGTCATGCACGCGCTGCAATCTCCCCAGCGTGCCAGTGTGCGCGAAATCCACCTCATGCCGACCGGCTGACTCGTCAGTCCGGCCTGAAATGCGCCGCCACCGTCCGCCGGTGGGGCGCATCCCGATGTTCGAAGACGTATATGCCCTGCCACGTTCCCAGTTGCAGCCGCCCGCTCGTTACCGGAACGGAAAGGCTGACCGGCAACATGGCAGCCTTGATGTGCGCGGGCATGTCGTCCGGCCCTTCCATCCGGTGACGCAGGTACGACATCGACGGATCATCCGCGGCAGGCACCAGCCGCTGGTAAAAGGCGAGAAGGTCGGTCTGGACGTCCGGGTCCGCATTTTCCTGTATCAGCAACGAGGCAGAGGTATGCCGGATAAGCAGGGTCAGCAGCCCGTCCGGCTGACCTTCGATCCAGTCGGCGACCGGCCGCGTGATCTCGTAAAGCCCCTGACCCTGTGTCGGGACGGGGAACTGCGTCTGCATCCTGGAATCCTTGCCGCGTGATTGCGGCCTATTTCGTCGACCGCGTGAACGTGTCCCGACAATAGCGCCGCGCCTGATAGGATTTCAACGTCGCCCCGGCGCGGTCCACCGTCAGGGTGACCCGGTTCGGATCCGCGGCGGGAAGACCCTCGGCGCTGGTGGAAAAGACGACGCTGTCCCGCCCCGCGACGGTCTGACTGGGGCCGCGGGGCGATTTGACAAAGATCGGGGTGGTCTGAGGCTGGCCGGTGCGCCGCTCCACGTAGGTCGCCGCGCCGCACCAGAATTCGGCAGCGCCGAAGTTCACACCCTGCACGACTTCGAATTCCGTCGGACCAAGGCGATTGATGACGATGGTGTCTTCCTCCGCCGCCGTCGAGGCCATGGACGACCCTGCCCCGACTGTCAGCGCCGCCAGCAGGACCCAGAATGGCCCGCGCCGGTCAGTACCGGCCATGACGGAACAAGATACGGTCGAGTTCGATTTCGTAATCCCTGCAAAACTGGTTGGCGTGGTAGATCGGCAGCCCTTCTCCCGGTGTCTCCACGCTCACGGAGACGGAGCGGGACGGCTGCACCGACAGGCTGCTTGCATCGGTCGTGAAAACAACGCCGACCCGCCCTGCCCCGGTCTGCGACCGCCCGCGCGGGGATTTCACGTAGAATCGGGTGGTGCGCGGCACACCCAACCGGTTGATGGCGTAGTCGGCAGCGGCGCACCACATGCCGCGTGCCCCTTCGCCGTGGTCCTCGATCACCTCGAAGGACGTGGGGCTCAGGCCATAGACCTTCAGGTGGTTGATCGCTTCGTAGGATTGCGATGCCGCGACGCTGGGGATGCCAGCGGCCAGGACGACCGCCGACAGGGCGGCAAAACTCGATGATCGCATGTCGCGTCCTTTCCTTGGGGTTCGAGGAAAGATTTAAGCTGGACGACGCCCAAGTCCAATCACAGCCCCGTCACCGTCGGCACATGGAAAAGCCCGGTGGATGGGATCCACCGGGCTTGATGCCTTAGCGGCGTCGGTAACGCTGTCTATTGGTCGAGGAAGGACCGCAGCTTGCGGGACCGGCTGGGATGCTTGAGCTTGCGCAGCGCCTTGGCCTCGATCTGGCGGATCCGTTCGCGGGTGACCGAGAACTGCTGGCCGACCTCCTCGAGGGTGTGGTCGGTGTTCATGCCGATGCCGAAGCGCATGCGGAGCACGCGCTCCTCGCGCGGTGTGAGCGATGCCAGCACCCGCGTCGTGGTTTCCTTGAGGTTCTCCTGAATGGCGGAATCCAGCGGCAGGACCGCGTTCTTGTCCTCGATGAAATCGCCGAGCTGGCTGTCTTCCTCGTCCCCGATGGGCGTCTCGAGCGAGATCGGCTCCTTGGCGATCTTCATCACCTTGCGGACCTTCTCGAGCGGCATCTGCAGCTTTTCCGCCAGTTCTTCCGGCGTCGGCTCGCGGCCGATTTCGTGCAGCATCTGACGGCCGGTACGGACCAGCTTGTTGATCGTCTCGATCATGTGGACCGGGATGCGGATCGTGCGGGCCTGATCGGCGATGGACCGGGTGATCGCCTGCCGGATCCACCATGTCGCGTAGGTCGAGAACTTGTAGCCGCGGCGGTACTCGAACTTGTCCACGGCCTTCATCAGGCCGATGTTGCCTTCCTGGATCAGGTCGAGGAACTGCAGGCCGCGGTTCGTGTACTTCTTGGCGATGGAGATCACGAGACGCAGGTTCGCCTCGACCATTTCCTTCTTGGCCTGACGGGCCTCTT is a genomic window of Sulfitobacter alexandrii containing:
- a CDS encoding riboflavin synthase is translated as MFTGIITDIGTVVALEQEGDLRARIRTAYATDRIDMGASIASDGVCLTVVALGPDWYEVQISAETVDKTNLGTWEIGKRVNLERALKVGDELGGHIVSGHVDGVAEVIALSDEGDSTRVTLRAPEALARFIAPKGSVALNGTSLTVNAVDGCDFGINFIPHTKEATTWGDVAVGDRVNLEIDTLARYVARLGEMS
- a CDS encoding capsule biosynthesis protein, coding for MTPAAPEKRVFLFLQGPHGPFFNRLGKMLRLTGAEVWRVGFNAGDRAFWFHPRSYIPFRGTADDWPETFCALVAEKQVTDIVLYGDTRPIHAQAVAEARARGLTIHVFEEGYMRPYWVTYERDGSNGNSRLMDMSIPQMQAALANSDMEAPLPPGHWGDMRQHIFYGALYHWFVMFRNGDYRNFRPHRSLPVTKEFQLYLKRLVLMPALSADRLAATLRIRLGGFPYHLALLQLEHDSSFQMHSPFDTMGDFLELVIDGFAKGAPKHHHLVVKAHPLEDGRVPVRRDLKRLARKLGVADRVHYVRGGKLAQLLNDARSAVTVNSTAGQQVLWRGIPLKVFGRAVYAKPEFVSDQPLPEFFARASRPDNKAYKDFRRYLLETSQIPGGFYAARGRRQLLRQVVDMMLADEDPYQALELGTAAPRQQLRAVT
- a CDS encoding polysaccharide biosynthesis/export family protein; translation: MKTRKFRWARPIAVLAALAVISSCGLPQAGPNKRQIFSGSVQKEGDAFVVSVNDRVTRATGVVPALGFSEEFKNAAQLGSDTIRPGDVLGITVYENVDDPLLGVEGAPATLLEEVQVDGAGFIFIPYAGRIKAAGNTPDAIRRIITNRLGEQTPDPQVEVRRAAGDGSTVSLVGGIGAQGVYPIERPTRTLSTMLARAGGVAIEPEIAQITVIRGGMRGKIWFQDLYEHPELDIALRAGDRILVEADTRAFTALGATGGQARVPFETQNLSALEGIAQVGGLNAGLADPTGVFVFRNEPEEIAEQVLGRTDLQGVQRMVYVLDLTQPNGMFMARDFVIRDGDTIYVTEAPFAQWSKVISAITGTAGSVSSLSTLASSD
- a CDS encoding capsular polysaccharide biosynthesis protein, with amino-acid sequence MGLGPETYDTPAAGPGKVRRLFVYNGGFLTQRRVRRILRLSGYSLHLGLPRAGDHVAVWGNSPTAHRGLAVANKHGAPVVRVEDALLRSVHPGRTGQEPPLGLLIDHRGMHFDPAQPSDLEEILSSHPLDDTNLLNRARGAIARMQEAHLTKYTGFDPEAEVPAPGYVLVIDQTRGDASVTASGADRARFLEMLVFAQEEHPGCPVVIKCHPETAQGHRAGHFGPEDTNARVRLLDAPVSPWRLFEGAVGVYTVSSQLGFEAIYAGHKPRVFGQPFYAGWGLTTDEFPVARRQRRLTRAQLFAAAMILYPKWYDPYRDRLATLEEAMETLAAQTRAWREDHLGWVGSKISLWKRKPLQQFFGSTLPMRFEDDPARARAAAPRRWLVWAGKAEVGHGDACRIEDGFLRSRGLGAELVPPLSLVCDDLGIYYDPARPSRLEKWIEKRAELRPDQQRRARALIDTIRAAGLSKYNLRGETDLSDLPAGRRILVPGQVEDDASIRTGTEHVRTNADLLRAVRSAEPDALILYKPHPDVEAGLRAGGDDAAALADRVLRHADPIALLAQVDAVWTMTSLLGFEALLRGVSVTTLGAPFYAGWGLTHDLGDIPPRRRATPTLEGLVHATLIDYPRYVDPVTRLPCPVEVVAERLASGRLPRAGIGNRALSKLQGVFASQSHLWRRR
- the ribD gene encoding bifunctional diaminohydroxyphosphoribosylaminopyrimidine deaminase/5-amino-6-(5-phosphoribosylamino)uracil reductase RibD — protein: MTRPADTDPRYMAQALSLGRRGQGRVWPNPAVGCVIVAAGRIVGRGWTQPGGRPHAETEALRQAGAAARGADVYVTLEPCAHHGQTPPCAQALIDAGVARVVIAAQDRDDRVDGRGAAMLRDAGIEVVQGVLADEAGRDHAGFFSRVEHGRPLVTLKLAQTFDGRIATGTGESRWITGPEARRATHAMRARHDAVMVGGGTARKDDPSLTVRDLGIGWQPARVVVSRRLDLPLMSRLARTAAEVPLILCHGHDADPTLERTWRDLGATLLPCAARGGQLDPVDVLRRLGDHGLTRVFCEGGSALAASLIEADLVDRLVGFSAGIIIGAEGLPGIGAMGLSRLAEAPRFSLVETRRVGADALHIWDRA
- the nrdR gene encoding transcriptional regulator NrdR; this translates as MRCPFCGNIDTQVKDSRPAEDHVSIRRRRFCPACGGRFTTYERVQLRDLVVIKTNGKREDFDRDKLERSIRISMQKRPIEPERIDQMISGIVRRLESMGETDIPSKQIGEIVMEALNRIDTVAYVRFASVYKNFQAPDDFDKFVAELRPDLPKEE
- a CDS encoding SDR family oxidoreductase, which encodes MTQTLFITGASSGIGAATAKAAAKAGWNVALFARSEDKLQTLADEIGDAALALPGDATDYDAQKEAMDKAANKFGQIDAVFANAGRGTSQAGTENGNPEDWKGMVDLNVMGALYTAHAAMPHLRKTTGQYVVTGSAAGRKHIQGSIYGATKWFIHGFAGNLAEEMAEWGGRCMVVSPGMVNTAFFDEAKPDKLAPEDVADAVMHALQSPQRASVREIHLMPTG
- a CDS encoding secondary thiamine-phosphate synthase enzyme YjbQ, producing MQTQFPVPTQGQGLYEITRPVADWIEGQPDGLLTLLIRHTSASLLIQENADPDVQTDLLAFYQRLVPAADDPSMSYLRHRMEGPDDMPAHIKAAMLPVSLSVPVTSGRLQLGTWQGIYVFEHRDAPHRRTVAAHFRPD